The Brassica napus cultivar Da-Ae chromosome C7, Da-Ae, whole genome shotgun sequence genomic interval GTTACATTGGGATGAACGTCTCGCTGTTTCACACCACATGAGGAGTGATGATATGGCCTTCCCGGTTAAGTTTACGAGAGGGTTTGGGTTAAAGAGGAAGAGCATGGAGTGGCTGCAAGAATGGCAGAGACTCCCTTACACGTCGCCTTACGTCGACGCGTCTCATCTGGATCCGAGGACTGATTTGTAAACGTCTACCTGATGTTTTTGTTAAAGCTAACGTCGGTATGCAGACTCTCAAGACCAAGATTTGTCCTGTGAAGACGACGAATCCGCTCTGGAATGAAGATCTTGTCTTCGTGGTCGCTGAGCCGTTCGAGGAGCAGCTGGTGATCTCTGTGGAAGACCGCGTTCACGCGTCGAAAGATGAAGTCATTGGTAAGATCAGCTTGCCGATGAACGTGTTCGAGAAGCGGTTAGACCACCGTCCTGTTCATTCTCGTTGGTTCAATCTCGACAAGTACGGTGTTGTAGAGGGAGATCCGAGGAGGAGAGAGCATAAGTTCTCTAGCCGGATTCACCTGAGGGTCTGCCTCGAAGGAGGCTACCATGTGATGGACGAGTCAACGATGTATATTAGCGACACGAGACCAACGGCTAGGCAGCTCTGGAAGCAGCCGGTGGGAATGTTGGAGATTGGGATCCTTGGAGCTAAAGGATTAGTGCCGATGAAGTTGAAAGAGGGTAGAGGAAGCACCGACGCGTATTGTGTAGCTAAGTATGGTCAAAAATGGGTGAGAACTAGAACCATTCTTGATTCGTTGAGTCCAAGATGGAACGAGCAGTACACGTGGGAGGTCTATGATCCTTGCACTGTTGTCACTCTCGGTGTTTTCGACAACTGTCATTTGGGTTCAGGTTCCTTTAAAGATGCAAGAATAGGTAAGGTGAGAATCAGGCTGTCTACACTAGAGGCTCACAAGATCTACACACATTCGTTtcctcttcttgttcttcaacCGCACGGTCTCAAGAAAACTGGTGACCTCCAGATATCAATACGTTTCACAACTCTTTCTTTGGCCAACATCATCTACAATTACGGCCACCCGCTTCTCCCCAAGATGCACTATCTTTTCCCTTTCACGGTTAACCAAGTAGACGGGTTAAGGTACCAAGCGATGAACATCGTTGCAACCCGCCTCGGACGAGCCGAGCCGCCGCTGAGGAAAGAGGTTGTTGAGTACATGTTGGATGTAGATTCCCACCTATGGAGCATGAGAAGAAGCAAAGCCAACTTTTTCCGCATAATGTCGCTTCTCTCCGGCTATTTCTTGGTCGGGAAGTGGCTTGAGGATATCTGCAACTGGAGATACCCGGTTACTTCTGTTCTGGTCCATGTCCTGTTCTTCATTTTGGTCATGTACCCTGAGCTTATCATGCCCACGATGTTTCTGTACATGTTCTTTATCGGATTGTGGAACTTCAAGTCAAGGCCGAGACACCCTCCTCACATGGATATGAAGCTCTCTTGGGCCGAGGCTGTTAATCCtgatgagcttgatgaagagtttGACACGTTTCCAACGTCTAGGTCACAGGACATGGTCAGGCTGAGGTATGACCGGCTCAGAAGTGTTGCGGGTAGGATTCAGACCGTGGTTGGAGATATAGCAGCTCAGGGGGAGAGAGTTCAGTCGCTTCTGAGCTGGAGAGACCCTAGGGCTACGAGCCTGTTCATCTTGTTCTGCTTGGCTGCATCCGTGGTCCTTTACGCAATGCCGTTCAAAGCAATAACGCTGGCTGGTGGGCTTTACTATCTGAGACACCCAAAGTTTAGAAGCAAGTTGCCTTCTTTGCCAAGTAACTTCTTCAAGAGATTGCCATCTCGTATAGACAGTCTTCTTTAACCTAAACACTTTTCTTAagcaatatttacaataattccaatatgtttttttttcaactttttctTCCAAGTTTCAGTTCTCTAAGTTGGCAATAATCATTATGAatcttttttaaacaatattgtcagTTTTAATGATGTAACTAATAATAACTAATGATACATTATAAATGTTTACTAATGTTTTCTTCGAGTAACGCTTTGCTTATGTAAACAAATCAGGGATTCAGAAAATAAAGGAtgactttcatatttttttttcttgacaaaaaaaaaaagttggcgCGGGAAAAATATTTAGTGGCGCTGATGTTTAAACAGTGTGGTAAAAAGTGTGCCTGTTGAGATAAAAAGCCCAAATGCCCCTTTTTTACTTACTATATTGACCATGCTTGCTATATAATGCTACCACCGGAATCCCTTATCTTCTGGGCGGCGATCAAGAGCCACTTAGCTTCAAGCAACGATGGTGGTCCTTCTCCTTGGGCCACTTTTTGCTTGTTCCCTCTTTTTGGGCCAATTAGAAAGCCCATAATTGATTTAGATGTTATGGGGCTTTTAGTCATTTTAGTCtactaaaaaacaaaaatgtttccCCAAAACGGTTTTAAATCGTACGAGAAAAGCaaatcatcttcttcgtcttcttttactattaaaagaaaaacacacaccactctttctctctctctctctcacagtccacctttcttcttctctcttgggTTTGGTGAACGCTAAAGGCATTAGGGTTTAAAGCGGCGAGCAAGCTTCTGTACGGCATCTCCAGCACAACCAGGATCGCGGTAACTTCCTTCCCGTGTGACGATTCTCTGCTCTGTATTTGTGTTCTGCTCATTTTTTGGAGAAAATAATGGAAAGATCGGAAGCTATGGTTTGAGCATTTTTGAGTTTCTACTTCTGCCATGAGTTGTTTTCAACCTTTTCTCTCCCGCTACATTAGCGTAGTCTAGTAGCTAGGTTAAGATGCGTTTGTTCCTCaaggttcctttttttttttgtttctttgagaattttttttgtatttgcttGTGTTGAGTATCCGATAAACCGCTGGAAAATCTTAGATCAGACCATAAATGTCATATTAGTATATGTTTGATGCTCTGCTGTGTATCATCATCTCCTTGAATTGATTATCCCTGATTTGGATGGTTTAGTGTCGTTTAGTGTGATAAGGAGATAAAAAAGTTTAAAG includes:
- the LOC125575188 gene encoding FT-interacting protein 1-like, producing MQTLKTKICPVKTTNPLWNEDLVFVVAEPFEEQLVISVEDRVHASKDEVIGKISLPMNVFEKRLDHRPVHSRWFNLDKYGVVEGDPRRREHKFSSRIHLRVCLEGGYHVMDESTMYISDTRPTARQLWKQPVGMLEIGILGAKGLVPMKLKEGRGSTDAYCVAKYGQKWVRTRTILDSLSPRWNEQYTWEVYDPCTVVTLGVFDNCHLGSGSFKDARIGKVRIRLSTLEAHKIYTHSFPLLVLQPHGLKKTGDLQISIRFTTLSLANIIYNYGHPLLPKMHYLFPFTVNQVDGLRYQAMNIVATRLGRAEPPLRKEVVEYMLDVDSHLWSMRRSKANFFRIMSLLSGYFLVGKWLEDICNWRYPVTSVLVHVLFFILVMYPELIMPTMFLYMFFIGLWNFKSRPRHPPHMDMKLSWAEAVNPDELDEEFDTFPTSRSQDMVRLRYDRLRSVAGRIQTVVGDIAAQGERVQSLLSWRDPRATSLFILFCLAASVVLYAMPFKAITLAGGLYYLRHPKFRSKLPSLPSNFFKRLPSRIDSLL